In Sporomusaceae bacterium, a single genomic region encodes these proteins:
- a CDS encoding 4Fe-4S binding protein yields MKPRQLKIARTASQIVFFLLLAVLLVGTFCSVSLGGNYYLSCPLGVLQLTLGAREMLVGAIVSGLLLIGLTLLLGRVFCGWICPFGALTDWLRKPLARCRAARADVPALHPDNKALKYGILGGVLLTAGIFRSPAFCAICPVGTTCRTAGLQGVNLGLETAAVPLILSLETVNRRFWCKILCPIGALLALFSRFRLAKIRLPFAACAGCNRCEQACAMDNSPRQGHERLKIDPAVLQALIEYGVPDLLDRPGQYERAPQPIRDLLDAKASSLSVPGAECTSCYSCIAACPVLNRQADKSGAADQSAQISA; encoded by the coding sequence ATGAAACCTCGGCAACTGAAAATCGCCCGGACTGCCAGCCAAATCGTCTTTTTCCTGCTCCTGGCCGTCTTGCTTGTCGGCACGTTCTGCTCGGTAAGCCTTGGCGGTAATTATTACCTCTCCTGCCCGTTGGGCGTGCTGCAGCTTACCCTTGGAGCGAGGGAAATGCTCGTGGGCGCCATCGTCTCCGGCCTGCTGCTCATCGGTCTTACCCTGCTTCTCGGACGGGTGTTTTGCGGCTGGATCTGCCCGTTCGGCGCCCTGACCGACTGGCTGCGCAAACCGCTGGCCCGCTGCCGCGCCGCCCGCGCCGATGTCCCCGCCCTGCACCCGGACAACAAGGCTCTCAAATACGGCATCCTCGGCGGCGTGCTGCTGACGGCGGGCATCTTCCGTTCCCCGGCGTTCTGCGCGATCTGCCCGGTTGGCACAACCTGCCGCACCGCCGGCCTGCAGGGGGTCAACCTCGGGCTGGAGACGGCGGCCGTGCCCCTCATCCTCAGTCTGGAGACCGTCAACAGGCGGTTCTGGTGCAAGATTCTTTGCCCCATCGGCGCTTTGCTGGCTCTATTTTCGCGCTTCCGGCTGGCCAAGATCCGTCTGCCGTTCGCCGCCTGCGCGGGCTGCAACCGCTGCGAGCAGGCCTGCGCGATGGATAATTCGCCGCGCCAGGGGCACGAGCGGCTGAAAATCGACCCGGCGGTGCTCCAGGCTCTGATAGAATACGGCGTCCCCGATCTCCTCGACCGCCCCGGGCAATACGAACGGGCGCCGCAGCCGATACGCGACTTGCTGGACGCCAAGGCAAGCTCGCTGTCGGTTCCCGGCGCCGAGTGCACAAGCTGTTATTCCTGCATTGCCGCCTGCCCGGTCCTCAACAGACAGGCGGACAAGAGCGGTGCTGCCGACCAGTCCGCGCAGATAAGCGCCTGA
- a CDS encoding response regulator has product MIEKGLKVLVIDDEPQIRKLLRVSLAAHGYDVHEAAAGLDGVSQAVAIKPDIIILDLGLPDADGKEVVRSIREWSDVPIIILTAREQEQEKIDTLDAGADDYLTKPFGVGELMARMRVSLRRAAHSEDEPVIHCGDLAVDLAQRRVTVDAREIKLTPTEYDIIKALAQHAGKVLTHKQLLKLVWGSNFNEDTHYIRVYISQLRRKIEENPTQPKYIVTESGVGYRLIGK; this is encoded by the coding sequence ATGATCGAGAAGGGCCTTAAGGTTCTCGTAATCGATGACGAACCGCAGATTCGCAAACTTCTGCGAGTATCACTGGCTGCCCATGGATATGACGTGCATGAAGCTGCCGCGGGATTAGACGGCGTTTCTCAGGCTGTGGCGATAAAGCCGGATATCATTATCCTTGACCTCGGTCTGCCCGATGCGGACGGGAAGGAAGTCGTCAGAAGCATAAGGGAATGGTCGGATGTACCAATCATCATTCTGACTGCCCGCGAGCAGGAGCAAGAAAAAATCGACACCCTAGACGCGGGTGCTGACGATTATCTCACCAAGCCCTTCGGCGTGGGCGAACTTATGGCGAGGATGCGGGTTTCGCTCCGCCGGGCGGCGCATTCGGAAGACGAACCTGTTATACATTGCGGCGATCTGGCCGTCGACCTCGCGCAGCGGCGTGTCACGGTCGATGCCCGGGAAATCAAGCTTACCCCCACTGAGTACGATATTATCAAGGCGCTTGCCCAGCATGCCGGGAAGGTATTGACCCACAAGCAACTACTCAAGCTAGTGTGGGGAAGCAACTTCAACGAGGATACCCACTATATCCGTGTTTATATAAGCCAGCTGCGCCGTAAGATAGAGGAAAACCCGACCCAGCCGAAATACATCGTTACCGAGTCGGGGGTAGGCTACAGGCTGATAGGTAAGTGA
- a CDS encoding aldehyde ferredoxin oxidoreductase family protein, producing the protein MANGYMGKILEIDLTSKKVGTIDTDMKIAEKFVGGRGMGARYLWERVKTPGLDPLSPQNPLMIFTGPLTGTILPGPSRLVVCTKSANTSPASSSYPKASTVAYSCMGGQIGPEIKFAGYDGIIITGKSEKPAYIVIDDSKVEIRDAAKLWGKSTNQTDLLLSQELGPTFRTMYIGPAGENLVKYAGIITESSRAAGRSGVGCVMGSKNLKAIAVRGTNIVPVADMEGLVALRKEMFNALKTWNGYDQWRRWGTAAMLLASSQAGTQSTKNFREGTDLQGAKIGAPISEKEFWVKHRSCFQCPLHCMKIGQVTSGPYKGTIAEGPEYETGTMHGSNCQVTDVAGMMKSIELADDLGFDSISVANVLAFVMDLYDKGVVTSADLDGIEMKWGNVEGMIAMQKKIAYREGVGAILAEGVKAAAAKFGKDADKFAMHIKGQEIAAWNIPANHGFAIVYGTSNRGACHQVGPTVEEQQRRTMCDTVVICRFLYYGIGTALFQKALNTVTGWKLDDAAFFRVADRIWNQEKVFNAREGFRRVDDYVPKRMTTEAFTAGPKKGAILPPEKQEQILDEYYTKRGWDTKTSLPTEAKLKELDLSDLAPVVQGLR; encoded by the coding sequence ATGGCGAACGGATACATGGGGAAAATCCTCGAAATCGATCTGACAAGCAAAAAGGTCGGAACGATAGACACTGACATGAAGATTGCCGAGAAGTTTGTCGGCGGCCGGGGAATGGGCGCAAGATACCTGTGGGAAAGGGTGAAGACCCCCGGCCTTGACCCGCTCAGCCCGCAGAACCCCCTGATGATATTCACCGGGCCGCTCACCGGCACCATCCTGCCCGGTCCTTCGCGGCTGGTTGTGTGCACCAAGTCGGCCAACACCTCGCCGGCGTCCTCGTCCTATCCAAAGGCGTCGACAGTCGCCTATTCCTGTATGGGCGGCCAGATCGGCCCCGAAATAAAATTCGCCGGCTATGACGGCATCATTATCACCGGCAAGAGCGAGAAGCCCGCCTATATCGTGATCGACGACAGCAAGGTCGAGATCAGGGACGCCGCCAAACTGTGGGGCAAATCCACCAACCAGACCGATCTGCTGCTCAGCCAGGAGCTGGGGCCGACCTTCCGCACGATGTACATCGGCCCGGCGGGCGAAAACCTGGTGAAATACGCGGGCATCATCACCGAGTCGTCGCGGGCCGCCGGCCGCTCCGGGGTCGGCTGCGTGATGGGCTCGAAAAACCTCAAGGCGATCGCCGTCCGCGGCACCAACATCGTGCCGGTGGCCGACATGGAAGGCCTGGTCGCGCTCCGCAAGGAAATGTTCAACGCCCTGAAGACCTGGAACGGCTACGACCAATGGCGGCGCTGGGGCACGGCGGCGATGCTGCTCGCCTCCAGCCAGGCCGGCACCCAGTCGACGAAAAACTTCCGGGAGGGCACCGACCTGCAGGGGGCAAAAATCGGCGCGCCCATTTCCGAGAAGGAATTCTGGGTCAAGCACCGTTCCTGCTTCCAGTGCCCGCTGCACTGCATGAAGATCGGCCAGGTGACGAGCGGCCCGTATAAGGGCACCATCGCCGAAGGCCCGGAATACGAGACAGGCACCATGCACGGTTCCAACTGCCAGGTCACCGATGTCGCCGGGATGATGAAATCTATCGAACTGGCCGACGATCTTGGCTTTGACAGCATATCGGTCGCCAACGTCCTGGCCTTCGTCATGGACCTGTACGACAAGGGCGTCGTCACCAGCGCCGACCTTGACGGCATCGAGATGAAGTGGGGCAATGTCGAGGGCATGATCGCCATGCAGAAGAAGATCGCCTACCGCGAAGGCGTCGGCGCCATCCTGGCCGAAGGCGTCAAAGCAGCCGCCGCCAAGTTCGGCAAGGATGCGGACAAATTCGCCATGCATATCAAGGGCCAGGAGATCGCCGCCTGGAACATCCCCGCCAACCACGGCTTCGCCATCGTCTACGGCACCTCCAACCGCGGCGCCTGCCATCAGGTAGGGCCGACGGTCGAAGAACAGCAGCGCCGCACGATGTGCGACACCGTCGTTATCTGCCGTTTCCTCTATTACGGCATCGGCACCGCCCTGTTCCAGAAGGCGCTCAACACCGTCACCGGCTGGAAGCTGGACGACGCGGCCTTCTTCCGCGTGGCCGACCGCATCTGGAACCAGGAGAAGGTCTTCAATGCCCGCGAAGGCTTCCGCCGTGTGGACGACTACGTGCCCAAGCGGATGACCACCGAAGCTTTCACTGCGGGGCCCAAGAAGGGGGCTATCCTGCCGCCTGAAAAACAGGAGCAGATTCTCGACGAATACTATACGAAGCGCGGCTGGGACACCAAGACCAGCCTGCCAACCGAGGCCAAGCTGAAGGAACTCGATTTGAGCGACCTTGCGCCCGTTGTGCAAGGTCTCAGGTAA
- a CDS encoding 4Fe-4S dicluster domain-containing protein: protein MSENEKNPEGQGEQDNRYMFFTRREFVIGAVAGAAVGAAVTGVSMKGGPATAPAKPGAVSAKPIKVPSYIAVDYAKCTGCRNCEVECALFHDKKLDLTRARIRTYYFNPPVDVPSLCAKCGDAPCIKACPEKVGAMSKDKTTGAVLVDEKKCIACWACIEPCAKDRTDVIRKSKDEKVIVGICDLCGGDPSCVKGCPEGALSIVPVYQDGKYFAAKPAEIARAVAKSLYRA, encoded by the coding sequence ATGAGTGAAAACGAGAAGAATCCGGAAGGCCAGGGCGAGCAAGATAACAGGTATATGTTCTTCACACGGCGCGAGTTCGTCATCGGGGCGGTGGCCGGCGCTGCGGTCGGCGCCGCCGTGACAGGCGTGTCGATGAAGGGGGGCCCTGCGACAGCTCCGGCCAAGCCCGGCGCGGTTTCGGCAAAACCGATCAAGGTGCCTAGCTACATAGCGGTCGATTACGCCAAGTGCACCGGCTGCCGAAACTGTGAGGTAGAGTGCGCGCTCTTCCACGACAAGAAGCTCGATCTCACGCGGGCGCGGATCAGAACCTACTACTTCAACCCGCCGGTGGATGTTCCGTCGCTGTGCGCCAAGTGCGGCGACGCTCCCTGCATCAAGGCCTGCCCCGAGAAGGTGGGTGCCATGAGCAAAGACAAGACGACCGGCGCGGTGCTTGTGGACGAGAAGAAATGCATCGCCTGCTGGGCGTGCATCGAGCCGTGCGCCAAAGATCGGACCGACGTTATCCGCAAAAGCAAGGACGAAAAGGTCATCGTCGGCATCTGCGATCTGTGCGGCGGCGACCCGAGCTGCGTCAAAGGCTGCCCGGAGGGCGCCCTGTCCATAGTGCCCGTCTACCAGGACGGCAAATACTTCGCCGCCAAGCCGGCCGAAATTGCCCGGGCTGTGGCCAAAAGCCTCTATAGAGCGTAA
- a CDS encoding FAD-dependent oxidoreductase, with amino-acid sequence MLNMAQADIRVTVKGQVKKPGTYTAKGGENLLDAIFAHAGGLADSRFSLRAVLVGGAQGHFAAADELAAPLTSSAELMVVDSGSCLVNFVRLLLAYNDTAQAGYGGCLSCRGALAAGVRLLARLCTPLGSAADLAELERLTGVINPACPDQCSALRPLASALSHWREEFAEHAAGRCRASICAELMLSPCNNACPADVDLPGTIALTQLGRYIDAVALGRHDNPFFLTCGHVCEAPPCQKNCKRLNFDDAIYSQSLHRYAGEKAARAAGGLGKALTHDTLRPGTKSGKKVAVAGAGPAGLAAAHFLARLGHKVVVYDRNPKPGGMMTYGIPAYRLPRATVEAEIAAIAALGVEIRGGCDLGRDITLSRLREEYDAVLLALGNGKSRGLGIPGEDLSGVISALDFLHQVADTGAAEVGRRVLVVGGGNVAVDVARTARRLGAEHVVMMCVEDRFEMPASPGEIQAAEDEGVRISVLAVPLAFSGAGRVAGALCTAIKPGPYDVLGRRWPPAPLREAGKEEEYDAVIVAIGQMAELDGLKGSGLACTKSFIACPDGHATSLPGVFAAGDCAGALNSVVKAVGSGKAAAFAIDRFLTGADRTLSSPLRVKLGCSEGEYTWAVATRAHMPEQDPAARVGNFAPVELGLDDSRAAAEMLRCICAAKGGRQ; translated from the coding sequence ATGCTGAACATGGCTCAGGCTGATATCAGGGTCACGGTCAAGGGACAGGTGAAAAAGCCGGGGACGTATACGGCGAAGGGGGGAGAAAACCTGCTTGACGCCATCTTCGCCCACGCAGGCGGCCTGGCCGACAGCCGGTTCTCGCTGCGCGCCGTCCTCGTCGGCGGCGCGCAGGGACATTTTGCCGCGGCGGACGAGCTTGCCGCCCCGCTGACTTCGTCCGCGGAACTGATGGTCGTCGACAGCGGCAGTTGCCTGGTCAACTTTGTCCGCCTGCTGCTTGCCTATAACGACACGGCCCAGGCCGGCTACGGGGGTTGCCTTTCCTGTCGCGGCGCCTTGGCCGCCGGCGTCCGTCTACTCGCCAGGCTGTGCACGCCCCTGGGGAGCGCCGCCGACCTGGCTGAGCTTGAAAGGCTGACGGGAGTCATTAATCCGGCCTGCCCCGACCAATGCAGCGCCCTCAGGCCTCTGGCCAGCGCCCTAAGCCACTGGCGGGAGGAATTCGCCGAGCATGCCGCCGGCCGCTGCCGGGCCAGCATCTGCGCAGAGCTCATGCTGAGCCCCTGCAACAACGCCTGCCCCGCCGACGTCGACCTGCCGGGCACCATCGCCTTGACTCAGTTGGGCCGGTACATCGACGCCGTGGCCCTGGGGCGGCATGACAACCCCTTCTTCCTGACCTGCGGCCATGTGTGCGAGGCCCCCCCCTGCCAGAAGAACTGCAAGCGGCTCAATTTCGACGATGCCATCTACTCGCAGAGCCTGCACCGTTACGCCGGCGAGAAGGCCGCCAGGGCCGCCGGCGGGCTCGGCAAGGCCCTGACCCACGATACCCTCAGACCCGGCACCAAGTCCGGCAAAAAGGTGGCCGTCGCCGGCGCCGGGCCGGCCGGCCTCGCAGCCGCCCATTTCCTCGCGAGGCTGGGCCACAAGGTCGTCGTCTACGACCGCAACCCCAAGCCGGGGGGGATGATGACCTACGGCATCCCGGCCTACCGGCTGCCGCGGGCAACGGTGGAGGCCGAGATAGCGGCCATCGCCGCCCTGGGCGTGGAAATCCGCGGCGGCTGCGACCTGGGCCGGGACATAACCCTTTCCCGGCTGCGGGAAGAATACGACGCCGTGCTGCTCGCTCTGGGCAACGGCAAAAGCCGCGGCCTGGGCATACCGGGCGAAGACCTGTCCGGCGTGATCTCCGCCCTCGACTTCCTGCATCAGGTGGCGGACACCGGCGCGGCGGAGGTCGGCCGGCGGGTGCTCGTCGTCGGCGGCGGCAATGTAGCCGTCGACGTGGCCCGCACCGCCAGGCGCCTGGGCGCGGAGCACGTCGTCATGATGTGTGTCGAGGACAGGTTCGAAATGCCGGCCTCGCCGGGTGAGATACAAGCTGCCGAGGACGAGGGCGTCAGGATCAGCGTCCTCGCGGTCCCGCTCGCCTTCAGCGGCGCCGGCCGCGTTGCCGGTGCCCTCTGCACGGCAATAAAGCCCGGGCCTTACGATGTCCTGGGGCGGCGCTGGCCGCCGGCGCCGCTCCGGGAAGCGGGCAAGGAGGAGGAGTACGACGCGGTCATAGTCGCCATTGGCCAGATGGCGGAGTTAGACGGCCTAAAGGGCAGCGGCCTTGCCTGCACCAAATCATTCATCGCCTGCCCGGACGGCCATGCCACCAGCCTGCCCGGCGTTTTCGCCGCCGGCGACTGCGCCGGCGCTCTCAACTCCGTTGTCAAGGCGGTGGGCAGCGGCAAAGCGGCGGCCTTCGCCATCGACCGCTTCCTTACCGGGGCTGACCGGACGCTGAGTTCACCCCTGCGCGTCAAACTGGGCTGCAGCGAAGGAGAATATACCTGGGCCGTCGCCACGCGTGCCCATATGCCCGAGCAAGACCCCGCCGCCCGGGTAGGCAACTTCGCGCCGGTGGAACTGGGCCTGGACGACAGCCGGGCCGCCGCCGAGATGCTGCGCTGCATCTGCGCCGCCAAGGGCGGCAGGCAGTAA
- a CDS encoding 4Fe-4S dicluster-binding protein, protein MPYSRRTFIKMTGAAAVTVAAFGSASLLPAEAGLVRPPGAVAESDFRHICLRCHQCLDTCPEKAIASAHLGTGWSNVATPLLADGCTLCMKCTARCPSGALARIPAAEAKMGTAVILEKECVGCDKCIKPCPAGAISKVPGKRLVAVDPAKCTGCYTCVKACPVKPVAIKVTAAGARRPAFSTAKA, encoded by the coding sequence ATGCCTTATTCCCGTCGTACTTTCATCAAGATGACCGGCGCCGCCGCCGTGACGGTCGCGGCGTTCGGTTCCGCCAGCCTCCTTCCCGCCGAGGCCGGGCTCGTCAGGCCGCCCGGCGCGGTGGCGGAGAGCGATTTCCGGCACATCTGCCTGCGCTGTCACCAGTGTCTCGACACCTGCCCGGAAAAGGCGATCGCTTCGGCCCATCTCGGCACCGGCTGGAGCAATGTGGCCACGCCGCTGCTGGCGGACGGTTGTACGCTGTGCATGAAATGCACCGCGCGTTGCCCCTCGGGGGCGTTGGCAAGAATACCGGCCGCCGAGGCCAAGATGGGCACCGCCGTCATTCTCGAAAAGGAGTGCGTGGGCTGCGACAAGTGCATAAAACCCTGTCCGGCCGGCGCTATCAGCAAGGTGCCCGGCAAACGCCTTGTGGCCGTCGACCCGGCAAAGTGCACCGGCTGCTACACCTGCGTCAAAGCCTGTCCCGTCAAGCCGGTAGCCATTAAGGTCACGGCGGCGGGGGCCAGGCGTCCGGCCTTCTCGACCGCGAAAGCATAG
- a CDS encoding DUF3343 domain-containing protein codes for MSALSEPCGIVTFFSSQHAVQAEKVLTRAGLAVELIPGPKDISPNCGVALKCAIRDLAAAEARLREAGVRYEAGHSYVLVASKSLLDKLLGR; via the coding sequence GTGAGCGCCTTGAGCGAGCCGTGCGGTATCGTCACCTTTTTCTCATCCCAGCACGCCGTCCAGGCGGAAAAGGTGCTGACACGGGCCGGCCTGGCGGTGGAGCTTATCCCCGGGCCGAAAGATATAAGCCCCAACTGCGGCGTGGCCCTGAAATGCGCCATCCGGGACCTCGCCGCCGCCGAGGCGCGATTGCGCGAGGCCGGTGTCCGCTACGAAGCCGGCCACAGCTACGTCCTCGTTGCCTCGAAATCGCTGCTCGATAAACTTCTGGGGCGGTGA
- a CDS encoding twin-arginine translocase subunit TatC — translation MDNTRLSLVEHLTELRRAIIAALAALAAATAAGYFMAPAFFAALKSVLPGVQMVFFGPLDGFYLQLRLAVTIGLILSFPVTVASAAWFVAPGLREGEKRLAVAAGVAATVMFAVGVSYALFVVLPVVMVFLMSFSTTEMTPFIAAEEYLSFVLAFIIYGGLVFQLPLFLFILLKTDLIPPALVSSQRKLLAAVLTGLTLFFSPGGDLTVQLLLAVPIFLLFEGAVLLAKLVRGGRKSQKE, via the coding sequence GTGGACAACACCCGCCTTAGCCTGGTAGAGCACCTGACCGAATTGCGCCGGGCCATCATCGCCGCCCTCGCCGCCCTGGCCGCAGCCACAGCCGCCGGCTATTTCATGGCCCCGGCATTCTTCGCCGCCCTGAAGTCGGTGCTGCCTGGCGTGCAGATGGTCTTTTTCGGGCCGCTCGACGGCTTCTACCTGCAGCTCCGCCTGGCGGTGACCATCGGCCTTATCCTTTCTTTTCCCGTGACGGTGGCCAGCGCCGCCTGGTTCGTGGCTCCCGGCCTGCGCGAGGGGGAGAAACGGCTGGCTGTGGCGGCCGGCGTGGCGGCAACCGTCATGTTCGCCGTAGGGGTAAGCTACGCCCTGTTCGTGGTCCTGCCTGTGGTGATGGTTTTCCTCATGAGCTTCTCCACCACCGAGATGACGCCTTTTATCGCCGCCGAGGAGTACCTCTCCTTCGTCCTCGCCTTCATCATTTACGGCGGCCTCGTTTTTCAACTGCCCTTGTTTCTTTTTATTCTCTTAAAGACCGACCTTATCCCGCCCGCCCTCGTCAGCAGCCAGCGCAAGCTGCTGGCCGCGGTCCTCACAGGGTTGACGCTGTTTTTCTCCCCGGGCGGCGATCTTACCGTCCAGCTTTTACTGGCGGTGCCAATTTTCCTGCTCTTCGAGGGCGCCGTGCTGCTGGCGAAGCTGGTCAGAGGCGGGCGCAAAAGCCAAAAGGAGTGA
- a CDS encoding uracil-DNA glycosylase: protein MKCRPKGNRTPTVEEERICALHWLDEELGLVKPKVIVALCSVALKYLMGPDARITKDRGRWFDTKYGIPAIATYHPAYLLRLASQDQIRAKWEVFYDLKAAVEKCRELEPGYELASPEKPDLLAMYESRRQERRKGR, encoded by the coding sequence ATAAAATGCCGCCCCAAAGGCAACCGCACTCCCACCGTCGAAGAAGAGCGCATCTGCGCCCTCCACTGGCTCGACGAAGAACTCGGCCTCGTCAAGCCCAAAGTAATCGTCGCCCTCTGCAGCGTGGCTCTGAAGTATCTGATGGGTCCCGACGCCCGCATCACCAAAGACCGCGGCCGCTGGTTCGACACAAAATACGGCATCCCCGCCATCGCCACCTACCACCCCGCCTACCTCCTGCGCCTCGCCAGCCAGGACCAGATAAGAGCGAAATGGGAAGTCTTCTACGACCTCAAAGCAGCGGTAGAGAAATGCCGTGAACTGGAGCCGGGGTACGAACTCGCCTCCCCCGAAAAGCCCGACCTGCTGGCCATGTACGAGAGCCGCAGGCAAGAGCGGCGAAAAGGCCGATAG
- a CDS encoding aminotransferase class V-fold PLP-dependent enzyme, which translates to MAIYLDNAATSWPKHPAVLAAMQDYLATAGGNPGRSGHSMSIEAARVVFAAREGLSRLFNAASPDRVVFAKNATEALNMIIFGLLGAGDHVVTTGMEHNAVMRPLRRLESLGAALTVVPCDRTGMTDPDGVKRAVTRNTRLIIATHASNVTGAIMPVAALGRIARECRVPFAVDAAQTAGCVPIDMQADNIDLLAFTGHKGLGGPQGTGGLALSPAVELPPLLYGGTGSLSEAEYQPDFLPDRLESGTLNAVGIAGLGAAVAELAATGVDKIAAHKQDLVAALVKGAASIPGITVYGPTDAADNAGVVSLNYDGLVCSEVGLALDRAFGILTRTGLHCAPAAHRTIGTFPQGTVRFSVSQFTTREEIGLVVSALGQIAEMAR; encoded by the coding sequence ATGGCTATCTACCTGGACAACGCGGCGACCTCCTGGCCCAAACACCCGGCCGTGCTCGCCGCCATGCAGGATTATCTGGCAACGGCCGGTGGCAATCCCGGCCGGTCTGGGCACAGCATGTCGATCGAAGCCGCCCGCGTAGTATTCGCGGCCCGCGAAGGCCTGAGCCGGCTGTTCAACGCCGCGTCGCCCGACCGGGTGGTTTTCGCCAAGAACGCCACCGAGGCGTTAAATATGATCATCTTCGGCCTGCTCGGAGCAGGCGACCATGTCGTTACCACCGGCATGGAGCACAACGCCGTCATGCGGCCGCTGCGCAGGTTGGAGTCGCTGGGAGCCGCCCTTACGGTGGTGCCGTGCGACCGCACGGGGATGACAGACCCGGACGGCGTTAAAAGGGCTGTCACACGGAACACCAGGCTGATTATCGCGACCCATGCCTCCAACGTCACCGGCGCCATCATGCCGGTCGCCGCGCTCGGCCGCATCGCGCGGGAATGCAGGGTGCCGTTCGCTGTCGACGCCGCCCAGACGGCCGGCTGCGTGCCCATCGACATGCAGGCCGACAACATCGATCTACTCGCCTTCACTGGCCACAAGGGACTGGGCGGGCCGCAGGGCACAGGCGGGCTGGCGCTGTCCCCCGCGGTCGAGCTGCCGCCGTTGCTGTACGGCGGCACCGGCAGCTTATCCGAGGCCGAATACCAGCCGGACTTCCTGCCTGACCGCCTGGAAAGCGGTACCCTCAACGCCGTCGGCATCGCCGGCCTGGGGGCCGCGGTGGCCGAACTGGCGGCGACCGGGGTCGACAAGATCGCAGCCCACAAGCAGGACCTCGTCGCCGCGCTCGTCAAAGGGGCGGCCTCCATCCCCGGTATCACCGTTTACGGGCCGACGGACGCGGCGGACAACGCCGGTGTGGTGTCCCTCAACTACGACGGACTGGTCTGCTCGGAAGTGGGGCTGGCCCTCGACCGGGCGTTCGGCATCCTGACCCGGACGGGCCTGCACTGCGCTCCGGCCGCCCACAGGACGATCGGCACCTTCCCCCAGGGGACGGTGCGGTTCAGCGTCAGCCAGTTCACGACCAGGGAAGAAATCGGCCTGGTGGTAAGCGCCCTGGGCCAGATAGCCGAAATGGCGAGGTGA